A region from the Solibacillus sp. FSL H8-0523 genome encodes:
- the rpmE gene encoding 50S ribosomal protein L31: protein MKQGIHPDYKTATVSCSCGNTFETGSVKEKIVIEFCNECHPFYTGRQKFASADGRVDKFNKKYGIK from the coding sequence ATGAAACAAGGTATCCACCCAGATTACAAAACTGCAACAGTTTCTTGCTCTTGCGGTAACACTTTTGAAACGGGTTCAGTAAAAGAAAAAATCGTGATCGAGTTCTGTAACGAATGTCACCCATTCTACACAGGTCGTCAAAAGTTTGCTTCTGCTGACGGTCGTGTTGATAAATTCAACAAAAAATACGGTATCAAGTAA
- a CDS encoding thymidine kinase: protein MAQLFYKHGAMNSGKSIEILKVAHNYEEQNKPVLIFTSGIDTRDEVGVVSSRIGLRRPATAIFEDTNLYEIVKNHNEHLYCVLVDEVQFLTKEHVLQLTQIVDELNIPVMGFGLKNDFQNELFEGSRYMLIYADKIEEMKTICWFCHKKATMNIRVDEHKKPVRAGDQIQIGGNDNYYPVCRKCHTNPPL from the coding sequence ATGGCACAATTATTTTACAAGCATGGTGCGATGAATAGTGGGAAATCGATTGAGATTTTAAAAGTAGCGCATAACTACGAAGAACAAAATAAACCGGTCTTAATTTTTACATCGGGCATTGATACACGAGATGAAGTAGGGGTTGTTTCGAGTCGTATTGGATTACGTCGACCTGCAACCGCAATATTTGAAGATACAAACCTTTATGAAATTGTGAAAAACCACAATGAACATCTGTATTGTGTACTAGTAGATGAAGTGCAGTTTTTAACAAAGGAGCACGTTCTTCAACTTACTCAAATTGTGGATGAACTGAACATTCCGGTCATGGGCTTTGGTTTAAAAAATGATTTCCAAAACGAATTGTTCGAAGGCAGTCGCTACATGTTGATTTATGCGGATAAAATCGAAGAGATGAAGACGATTTGCTGGTTCTGTCACAAAAAAGCGACAATGAATATACGCGTGGATGAACATAAAAAACCCGTGCGAGCAGGTGATCAAATTCAAATTGGGGGTAATGATAATTATTACCCAGTATGCCGTAAATGCCACACAAACCCACCGCTCTAA
- the prfA gene encoding peptide chain release factor 1, which produces MFDRLQAVEDRYERLNELLSDPDIVSDSNKLREYSKEQSDIQEMVEVYREYKSVKEQFADTRELMEAEKDPEMLEMMKEEFNDLNKQIPVYEERLRILLIPKDPNDSKNVIMEVRGAAGGDEANIFAGDLYRMYSRYAETQGWKIEIMEATPNPSGGYKEIIFMINGQGAYSKFKYESGAHRVQRIPATESQGRIHTSTATVACLPEMHVEDVEIHEKDIRVDTFASSGAGGQSVNTTMSAVRMVHLPTGVVVSMQDERSQIKNREKAMKILVARVAEKNRAEAQAEIDSTRKSAVGTGDRSERIRTYNYPQNRVTDHRIGLTIQKLDQIVEGKMDEIIDALILDEQATRLAGLND; this is translated from the coding sequence ATGTTTGATCGTTTACAGGCGGTTGAAGACCGTTACGAAAGATTAAATGAATTACTAAGTGATCCAGATATCGTTAGTGATTCAAACAAGTTACGTGAATATTCAAAAGAGCAATCGGATATCCAAGAAATGGTAGAAGTTTACCGCGAATACAAATCAGTAAAAGAGCAGTTCGCAGATACACGTGAATTAATGGAAGCGGAAAAAGATCCAGAGATGCTAGAAATGATGAAGGAAGAGTTTAATGATTTAAACAAACAAATTCCTGTATACGAAGAGCGTCTACGTATTTTATTAATTCCAAAAGACCCGAATGATTCGAAAAACGTAATTATGGAGGTTCGTGGTGCTGCCGGTGGTGACGAAGCGAACATCTTTGCGGGCGACTTATACCGTATGTACTCTCGCTATGCGGAAACACAAGGCTGGAAAATTGAAATTATGGAAGCTACGCCAAACCCATCAGGTGGTTATAAGGAAATTATCTTTATGATTAATGGGCAAGGGGCTTACTCAAAATTCAAATACGAAAGTGGCGCACACCGCGTACAACGTATTCCAGCAACTGAATCACAAGGTCGAATTCATACATCAACAGCAACAGTAGCATGTCTTCCAGAGATGCATGTAGAAGATGTAGAAATTCATGAAAAAGATATCCGTGTCGATACATTCGCCTCTTCAGGTGCGGGTGGTCAATCGGTAAATACAACGATGTCAGCTGTTCGTATGGTCCATTTACCAACAGGTGTTGTTGTATCGATGCAAGATGAGCGTTCACAAATTAAAAACCGTGAAAAAGCGATGAAAATCTTAGTCGCGCGTGTAGCGGAAAAAAACCGTGCAGAAGCACAAGCAGAAATCGATTCGACACGTAAGTCTGCTGTCGGAACAGGCGACCGTTCTGAACGTATTCGTACGTATAACTATCCACAAAACCGTGTAACAGATCACCGTATTGGTTTAACGATTCAAAAATTAGACCAAATCGTTGAAGGTAAAATGGATGAAATTATCGATGCACTTATTTTAGATGAGCAAGCAACACGTCTTGCTGGTCTGAACGACTAA
- the prmC gene encoding peptide chain release factor N(5)-glutamine methyltransferase: protein MNKTIFEALNWASSFLEDNGREGNAARLLLQHILQTNYSGLMMKMHDPITEQQHEQLERFLDAHSKGRPVQYITGVEEFYGRTFEVDESVLIPRPETEELIVGTMERMNTLFHKNDLTLVDIGTGSGAIAITMKKECPQLTVTATDLSAVALKTAQKNAANLQADITFLEGDLTAPIAQKKWDVVLSNPPYIALADLPTMSDIVVAHEPHSALFAEEEGLILYRKLAEQLPALMNKPGLIGLEIGYTQGQAVARYFQKHFPQAEVSVVKDINGKDRMVFCEISE from the coding sequence ATGAATAAAACCATTTTTGAGGCCCTTAATTGGGCTTCTTCTTTTTTAGAGGACAATGGTCGCGAAGGAAATGCAGCACGACTGCTACTTCAGCATATTTTGCAAACAAATTATTCTGGACTCATGATGAAAATGCACGATCCAATCACGGAGCAACAGCACGAGCAATTGGAGCGGTTTTTAGATGCGCATAGTAAAGGGCGTCCTGTGCAATACATTACGGGTGTGGAAGAGTTTTATGGGCGTACATTTGAGGTCGATGAATCGGTATTAATTCCACGTCCTGAAACAGAGGAATTAATCGTCGGTACAATGGAACGAATGAATACGTTATTTCACAAAAATGATTTAACACTTGTGGATATCGGAACAGGTAGTGGGGCAATTGCGATTACGATGAAAAAGGAATGCCCGCAACTTACTGTAACTGCAACAGACCTGTCAGCTGTCGCCTTAAAAACAGCGCAGAAAAATGCAGCAAATCTGCAGGCAGATATCACATTTTTAGAAGGCGACTTAACAGCACCTATCGCACAAAAAAAGTGGGATGTCGTGCTATCAAACCCACCCTATATCGCACTTGCCGATTTGCCGACAATGTCAGATATCGTCGTAGCGCATGAGCCGCATAGTGCACTCTTTGCGGAAGAAGAGGGACTTATTTTATATCGTAAGTTAGCAGAACAATTACCTGCCTTGATGAATAAGCCTGGTCTTATTGGTCTTGAAATCGGTTATACACAAGGTCAAGCAGTCGCGAGGTATTTCCAAAAGCACTTCCCACAAGCTGAAGTTTCAGTCGTGAAAGATATTAATGGCAAAGATCGTATGGTATTTTGTGAAATCAGTGAATAA
- a CDS encoding stage II sporulation protein R gives MLHDYEISTKPIWWIASLKLLAITFVLYSAFLIVPTFVEGVQADRGQLSDDFKVRVIANSSSQQDQLIKQQVVENMLEQMASLDTVTPDIHSVEGIFHEIQKTYPQLTLRYEFGDNLIPPKWQFNTFYPQNYYHSLTIVIGQGRGENWFCAVFPTLCLPKEQTEIKRPPSYLSEWWHKKKTKNNPQISENYPQKIVNEL, from the coding sequence ATGTTACATGATTACGAGATTTCAACAAAGCCAATCTGGTGGATTGCGAGTCTAAAGTTACTTGCTATCACATTTGTTTTATATAGTGCGTTTCTTATTGTGCCGACATTTGTAGAGGGTGTACAGGCGGATCGCGGGCAGTTAAGTGACGACTTTAAAGTACGCGTTATAGCAAATAGCTCGTCACAACAAGATCAGCTGATCAAACAGCAAGTTGTGGAAAACATGCTAGAACAGATGGCAAGTTTGGATACCGTTACACCAGATATCCACAGTGTAGAGGGCATTTTTCACGAAATTCAGAAAACTTACCCACAATTAACATTACGCTATGAATTTGGGGATAACTTAATCCCGCCTAAATGGCAATTTAATACATTTTATCCACAAAACTATTACCATTCTTTAACGATTGTTATTGGACAAGGGCGCGGGGAAAACTGGTTTTGTGCAGTGTTTCCAACGCTTTGCTTACCTAAAGAGCAAACAGAAATAAAACGTCCACCATCGTATCTTTCAGAATGGTGGCATAAAAAGAAAACGAAAAATAATCCACAAATTTCAGAAAATTACCCACAGAAAATTGTGAATGAGTTGTAA
- a CDS encoding L-threonylcarbamoyladenylate synthase: protein METVLLTVDDFVDNSENYTQAVHLLNDGQVVAFPTETVYGLGAVATDEQAVKKIFAAKGRPSDNPLIVHIGTIEEVNRYVVDIPEIAKKCMAAFWPGPLTLVMHVKPNVLAESVTPGMQTVGLRMPDHPVALKLLQTLKKPLAAPSANRSGKPSPTKASHVFEDLQGIIPCILDGGMTGIGVESTVLDVTLAQPVILRPGGVTKEMLEEVIGPVLEPNFEQQKIEATPKAPGMKYTHYAPNAPVYLIEQDLQIMQQAVQTLQQQQHKVAVLAPENFAAVNADYYFSFGHEYELEQMSANLYDALRACDKTDATIILATTTERKGVGTAIMNRLEKAAGGNWYQY, encoded by the coding sequence ATGGAGACAGTATTACTAACTGTGGATGATTTTGTGGATAATTCAGAAAATTATACACAAGCTGTGCATTTATTAAATGATGGACAAGTGGTCGCTTTTCCAACGGAGACTGTTTATGGTTTAGGGGCAGTAGCGACAGATGAACAAGCCGTTAAAAAAATCTTTGCAGCGAAAGGTCGTCCTTCTGATAATCCACTGATTGTCCACATTGGCACAATAGAAGAAGTGAACCGGTATGTTGTGGATATCCCTGAAATCGCCAAAAAATGTATGGCTGCCTTTTGGCCGGGGCCACTAACACTCGTGATGCATGTAAAACCAAATGTACTCGCAGAAAGTGTAACACCAGGTATGCAAACGGTAGGACTGCGTATGCCAGATCACCCCGTTGCGTTAAAGTTATTACAAACATTAAAAAAACCACTCGCTGCACCGAGCGCGAATCGTAGTGGCAAGCCGAGTCCAACAAAGGCTAGTCATGTATTTGAAGATTTACAAGGGATTATTCCATGTATTTTAGATGGTGGCATGACAGGTATTGGTGTGGAATCAACGGTACTTGATGTAACGTTAGCGCAGCCGGTTATTTTACGTCCAGGTGGTGTTACGAAAGAAATGCTTGAAGAAGTGATTGGCCCTGTACTGGAACCGAACTTTGAGCAACAAAAAATCGAAGCAACACCAAAAGCACCAGGCATGAAATATACACACTACGCACCAAACGCACCGGTGTATTTAATAGAACAAGATTTGCAAATAATGCAGCAAGCTGTACAAACGCTGCAGCAGCAACAACATAAAGTAGCGGTACTTGCGCCTGAGAATTTTGCAGCAGTAAATGCTGATTATTATTTTTCATTTGGTCATGAATATGAGCTAGAGCAAATGAGTGCTAACTTATATGATGCGCTGCGTGCATGTGACAAAACCGATGCAACGATTATTTTAGCAACGACTACCGAGCGAAAAGGTGTCGGTACGGCTATTATGAATCGTCTTGAAAAAGCAGCAGGCGGGAACTGGTATCAATATTAA
- a CDS encoding manganese efflux pump — protein MQEIVAGIVMSFDVVALFLVANNVKYKWLLACWTACLHMVFPLIGFYFGEWLGEVLVQWSNGISVLLLFFIGLQLLLSRKNEDFPAKTLPIIAIFASFDTFSVSLSFGMLKLEKYLFIISAGFSTLVLSYIALVIAQKNTIFKNDLLKRMAGLLLIIMSILLLE, from the coding sequence ATGCAGGAAATTGTGGCAGGCATAGTGATGTCATTTGATGTAGTAGCACTGTTTTTAGTAGCGAACAATGTAAAATATAAATGGCTGCTCGCATGTTGGACAGCCTGTTTACATATGGTTTTTCCGTTAATTGGCTTTTACTTTGGAGAATGGCTCGGCGAAGTGTTAGTACAATGGTCTAATGGTATTTCTGTGTTATTATTATTTTTCATAGGCTTACAATTGCTATTGTCGAGAAAAAATGAAGATTTTCCAGCAAAAACTTTGCCTATTATCGCAATATTTGCGAGTTTTGATACCTTTTCAGTTAGCCTATCTTTTGGTATGCTAAAGTTAGAAAAATATCTTTTTATTATAAGTGCAGGATTTTCTACGTTGGTATTGTCATATATTGCCCTCGTCATTGCGCAAAAAAATACAATTTTCAAAAATGACTTGTTAAAAAGAATGGCAGGATTATTATTAATCATTATGAGTATTTTACTACTGGAATAA
- a CDS encoding low molecular weight protein arginine phosphatase, with amino-acid sequence MNIYFICTGNTCRSPMAAMILKNKNIENLEVRSAGIYAQQGSAMSQNAQVVLNQNNIEHHHQSSLFNEQDAQWADLILTMTTAHKEMVLRLVDDVGHKTFTLNEYVGMDVQDIQDPYGGNVFVYEQTFEQLNAAIEKLAKKIRTEE; translated from the coding sequence ATGAATATTTACTTTATTTGTACGGGCAATACTTGCAGAAGTCCAATGGCAGCAATGATTTTAAAGAATAAAAACATCGAAAATCTAGAGGTGCGTTCTGCTGGTATTTATGCACAGCAGGGAAGCGCAATGTCACAAAATGCACAGGTTGTGTTAAATCAAAATAATATAGAACATCATCATCAATCATCGCTCTTTAATGAACAAGATGCACAGTGGGCAGACCTTATTTTAACGATGACCACAGCGCATAAGGAAATGGTTTTACGTTTAGTCGATGATGTAGGTCATAAAACATTTACATTAAATGAATATGTGGGAATGGATGTACAGGATATTCAAGACCCCTATGGTGGCAATGTCTTTGTCTATGAACAGACGTTTGAACAATTAAATGCAGCAATTGAAAAATTAGCGAAAAAAATACGAACGGAGGAATAA
- a CDS encoding HAMP domain-containing methyl-accepting chemotaxis protein, which yields METKKKIFTLRRKLVLFVGILAAITYTASFIFIEYIQPMFFPETSPILYQIFTYALGVLWSCILAAIFSLIIVRPLQRLENSANQVAEGKIGKDVDMPKTNDEIRTVGEAFQAMVVNLRKMVNGIEENYKSTDATIEALSEQSSSVSKNAVAISMNISHISSGADSSAMAIQETAEALEEVRELATEVNNKALESANRSNEILTNLSSTTQAINGVVLSIQKIASDNEHALGNIRELEKNAGQIERIIGLVGDIAGQTNLLALNASIEAARAGEHGKGFAVVAEEVRGLADESANAVKGITELVKTMQQNVNVVVSQMHEQVTFAVSESSRVSETTTAVEGMSKAVHQMADDVVQISQLVGQQMQNIERTSRQSQEVAAIAEQTSASAQEVNAASNEQSYAIKQVEALATDLQKQSAELYKMIQQFDRS from the coding sequence ATGGAGACAAAGAAAAAAATCTTTACGCTACGACGTAAGCTCGTATTGTTCGTGGGGATTTTGGCGGCAATTACGTATACAGCAAGTTTTATCTTTATAGAATATATTCAACCAATGTTTTTCCCTGAAACAAGCCCGATTCTTTATCAAATTTTTACATATGCGTTAGGGGTTCTCTGGTCATGCATACTCGCTGCAATTTTTAGTTTAATCATTGTTCGTCCATTACAACGTTTAGAAAACAGTGCGAATCAAGTAGCAGAGGGTAAGATTGGTAAGGATGTCGATATGCCAAAAACAAACGACGAAATTCGTACAGTTGGGGAAGCATTCCAAGCGATGGTTGTGAACTTACGCAAAATGGTAAACGGAATTGAAGAAAACTATAAATCAACAGATGCGACAATTGAAGCGTTATCCGAGCAAAGTAGCTCCGTATCTAAAAATGCGGTTGCGATTTCAATGAATATTTCACACATTTCATCAGGTGCGGATTCTTCGGCAATGGCGATTCAAGAAACAGCCGAAGCGCTTGAAGAAGTACGTGAATTAGCGACAGAAGTAAACAATAAAGCCTTAGAATCAGCGAATCGTTCAAACGAAATTTTAACGAATTTATCATCTACAACGCAAGCCATTAATGGAGTTGTACTGAGCATCCAAAAAATTGCGTCTGACAATGAACATGCGTTAGGTAATATTCGTGAGCTTGAAAAAAATGCCGGGCAAATTGAGCGTATTATCGGCCTAGTAGGGGATATTGCAGGACAAACCAACTTACTTGCACTGAATGCCTCCATTGAAGCAGCACGTGCAGGGGAACATGGCAAAGGCTTTGCGGTCGTTGCTGAAGAAGTCCGCGGCTTAGCAGACGAGAGTGCAAATGCAGTAAAAGGCATTACCGAACTAGTCAAAACGATGCAGCAAAATGTAAACGTTGTCGTTTCACAAATGCACGAACAAGTTACATTTGCTGTTAGCGAGTCTTCACGCGTATCTGAAACAACGACGGCAGTAGAAGGTATGTCAAAAGCTGTACATCAAATGGCTGATGACGTTGTTCAAATTTCGCAATTAGTTGGTCAGCAAATGCAAAATATTGAACGTACATCGCGCCAATCACAAGAAGTAGCGGCTATCGCCGAGCAAACTTCGGCAAGCGCACAGGAAGTGAATGCTGCATCAAATGAACAGTCGTATGCCATCAAACAAGTAGAAGCATTAGCGACAGATTTACAAAAGCAATCAGCTGAGCTATATAAAATGATTCAGCAGTTCGATCGTAGCTAA